Below is a genomic region from Medicago truncatula cultivar Jemalong A17 chromosome 3, MtrunA17r5.0-ANR, whole genome shotgun sequence.
AAACATCGATAAGTGAATAATTACTTTAAAAGGCAATATAAGTTAtcgttttttaaaaatcaagattAAAAAACATACGAAGTATACAAAACATATTTCAATGTGCGTGAAAATAAGATTAGCACTGTACGCATAAAAAAATTTGGTCTTGAGAAGCTATGAATGCATACAAACACATGATTTAGAGAAACACCGGCAATTGAGAGGGTTCAAAATCTTCCTCCTAGTAATTCATCAAGCACTTGGCTTCCAATTGCATTTGGAACTAAAGACTTTCTCTGCAGTAACagagtaaaaataaattatgcgACCTGTCATCTGAGCCACTGAAAGTGAAAGAGTTCATGGATATCAATTTAACCACGAATTAAGGCATAACAAAGTTTAGAATATCACTTTACCTCTATGGAAGCTTTATGACCATCAAGTGCGCCTTTTAGATTCCCATATACATCTTAGACTTAAACAACCCTATCGATGCTTCCTGATGCAAGAAACTGTCCATCGTAGCTAAAAGCTAAACTAGATACGTAGTTTGTATGACCTGCAGTAAATAGCAGGTAGCATGATCACAAGAGCTTATCCAAGATAGAAAATTAAATATCCTTTCATCATCAGGCTATGTATTTTTCAAATACCTTGAAGCTCAGAATCTTTATTTCATTGGCCGATCTTCCAGAGAAATCCTCCGGAATCACTACCACCTGTAGCCACCAACGTTGCTTTTGTCGGGGCTGCAGGAAACTAAGTTTATTTCCCCTACACAAGAAGGAACAGAAATATGATTATAAAACACCCTGAACACATATGATGCATACATgacttcaaaatttgaaaagtgCATAAATCTAACCACCATGAGTATTGAATCACTACTAAAACATACCAATTTTTACGAAGATTATgtgaaatgagaaaaaaataacagaTCTGTTATCTTACTTAATCAAGAGAAAAAGAGAGCATGCCTATGGTGACCTTCCAAATCAGAGAATACCAAGGATCTTCTCAAACACCCATGCTTAAGGCTTTCACAAATGATATTAAATCACTTAGCCACAAGTTAAGTATTTAACTACACAacagaaaaagttaaaaaactaCAATAGTTATCAAATATGGAAACCAAccaaaagggaaaagaaaaaaacctcGACATTATGGCTACTTTTACTGATTGTTCAATTTGCCTCGTGCATACACCCAGACCGATTCTTCTTATCCTTAGAGATTGTCATAAGTTGAAAGAGGTGTGTGatattagtataatattttgTTAGATTTTCACTCAACTTCCTTTTGTTAGATATGACTTGGAAATACCAGCAAGATTTTTATGATTTATGGCTCAACCTAAATATCCAAGATCTGTTGGACTGAATACTAGTAGAAGTACTTCTGACCGTGTTTCAAATTGTTTCGCGAGCTAGCTTATTGCATGATCAAGTCAACTATGTGTTTCATTTGGTTCCAAATTTCTGCGCTTTTGCTTTGCTTGCAGATCAAGTTAACTATGTGTTAGTTTTGTGTCAAGGAGTTGGTGCGCTTTATCCCCTTACTTTCAAAAAAGGAAGTAAATGcctatttttatatatgtatataactTTTAACTTAAACACACTGaaaacatcaaatattttttattcagtACATATTAAGACCCACTACTAAACATTAGAGTACTTATAAAATTAGATAATAATTACATAGCAATTTTTAGTGATTTATTTTCCCTTATTAACTAAACATCATTACTATTCATAGATAAGATTATCTTCCTGccttattaaattttcaaatattttattgatgataCAACTCTGCGGCCAATCTTGGCTTTGCTATTGCCACAATTGGCCCTCCAAGGTATCTATCACCATTGGAATACTTGAGAAGTTCAATGGTTGATTCATTAGGAGGACCACTCCAATCAAAGCCATGGAGCAACCTGCCCAATAACATCATAGTCATTGAGGTTCCAAGCACAATTCCGGGGCAACCACGCCTTCCCGTACTAAATGATATGAACTTCAAATCTGGTTCCGACAAAACTACCATAGACCCATCATTTTTTAAATGGCGTTCAGGTTGAAACTTGTGAGGTTCATTCCAAACTTTTGGATTTCGTCCGAGTCCTTGTTTACTTAGAAGTACATGGCTTCCTTTTGGAATCATGTATTTAGAAACCGTTATATTGTCCATAGCAACATGGGGAGGATTAAAAATTGTAATTGGATGAAGGCGAAAAGCTTCTTTTGCACAAGCTTTCACATAGTTGAGGTTTGGAATATCCGATTCTTGGACTAGTCGTTGTTTTCCTACAACATTATCCAATTCTTCAGTGGCTCGTTGAAGTAAATCTGGCTGATTTATCATTTCTGCTATTGCAAATTCAGCTGCATGTGATGGATTGTCCACTCCTCCTAACACAAGTTCCTGcaagaattttaaatttttaatgagttttgaatCAAATTATTTGATGCTACAATTTCTAGGAGTAAATTTCATTTATTAgttataatgaaaaacaaaacaaagtgaATAGAATGTATTATTACTAGAGCTTGAGCCTTGATTTCCTCTGATGTCAATAATGGTTTGTTGTTGGCATCTTTAAGGGAGATTAGAATATCAAGTAAGTCCTCTGAATCAGCACTAGTCTTTGATGCATCTTTCCATTTTTGAATTCTCCTTTCAATGATAGGATCGTTATACTTGTCCACAATACTCATAGCATCTTTCACCCTTCTCTCATGATCATCAAAGTCAAGTCCTCTCAAGAATGGCATATAATCAGAAACACAAAATGCAAAAACATATCTAAGCAATGTGAAAATAGCATCTACATGTTCAACTTCCTCCAAACCAGGACCTCCATCATTACTTCCTTCTCCAAAGTACCTTGTATTAAAAACCAATTTCCTCATCAAATTACAACAATAATGCCTTGTAACAATCCTAACATTCACAAGACCATTATCATTCGCATTTTTGCATTTGTTGTAGACATAAAACATTATGTTATCAGCTTCTTCATTCCTTTTGTTAGTGAGCCATTGATGCCTGTGAGGGGAGAACAATTCATTgacaaatattttcttcattttcttccatTGTTCTCCAAAAGGTGTAACGGCGGTTGTCAAGAAACCTTTGCTGATGATATCAGTGGACATGGATATTGGTCTTGATGCAAAAGTAGCATCATTCTTTCTCAAGAATTCAAGGGCAATGGTGGGACAGGTAACAGGAATAACATGGACATTTCCTAGGCGGATACACGCTACTTCAGTGTTCAATTCTTCCATTATCTTGTGTATCCACCTAGTAGCAGGTTTATTTGCAAGCATTTCAGGAATATTACCAACGATAGGCCATGGTTTGGGACCGGGTGGAAGTTTGGCTTTTTTAGGGTTCTCAACTAAGTGGTATCTTATGGTTTTGATTaccataaaactaaaaaatataataaggaGAAGATGCCAAAAGGACTGAGGAAGTGGCCGTAAGAAACTAGGAGTGTAACTTATAGCTTGGAAAAgcattttgaaaaagaaataataagcaaagGTTCAAAAGAACAAAAGTTTTACGTGGTTGAGCTTGGTTTATGAGAAGTTTGAATCCTATTTATAGTAATATTATTTTACCAGAGCAAAGTTAACTATTATTAATCAACCACTGTTGAGTACAAGAAGGATAAGAATCAAAAATACGGTGACTACCCAAGAATAGACCGTCAACCTAGATAAAGTATGAGCAACTATGTTCGCTTGTCTCTTAACAAACTTCACCTCGAAGTTGGAATGTAAAGATAActgaaaaataatactaaaaacaATAGCATagaattttgaatcaccatggCCCGGAGACGATAAAGCCTGCACTAAAGAAGCGGAGTCTTGCACTCTATTAATAATACGCATTTTGCACAACCGGTGGTGAGTGCTTTTTATGAACCTCTTGTCATTGTTGCCATGCATCTAGTGTTGTCCTACAGAAGCATCTGCACACCATTACATACACGGGCAGCTCTGCATATTGATATGCAACTTCAAAAGGAAGTTGATCTTGTTAGAGCATATCGCATTTAAGATAAAGATGTTGACGTCTCTTTTACACCTTATCCAattaaaaagcaaaagaaataACTAAGTAAACTCAATTCAACACTCGATCCAAGGGTGAATCCCAAGAGCGGttgagcaaaaaaaaattgaaagaaataattaatgtaattgaaaataataaaggggaaaaaatattctcaaaaggatatataatatatataattgtagtcaaattttttaaatagtaaaattgaaaagtaaaaGTCAACTCAAAACTTTGTGTTCTCATTATATATATGAGATAGAAggaaggcttaattgcacttttggacccctatctttccaaaagttgcggttatggatccctaattaatttaaatacaaaacagccccctatgttttgattctttggcagttttggacccccagtccattgttgactcggtcaacgctgacgtggcaccctaagtgaggtgccacgtgtcaatttttttttttttttttgccttgggggtccaaaactgtcaaagaatcaaaacatagggggctgttttgtatttaaattagttaggggtccataaccgcaacttttggaaagataggggtccaaaagtgcaattaagcctagaaggaaaaatgttacatgaacacctTTTATTCATACACCTCATTATACACCTTatgtattagggatattttggtaagttcatctcacaacaatactttatcttctatttgtgtGGGGTCCAGGTTGCCACATGTCAGAATTTTGTGTCggtgtattgccacatggggtggtacatgtatcaccactcAGATAGAAGTATAGATAAAATTTGTCTATTTAAATAATGTCATTAAGACCACTAAGCAAtttaacaaaaggaaaaaaaataaaaaataaactctaCTATTCGGGTGATAGGAACTAAATTGGCTGATTATGAACGAATTTGGATAATTATATATCCAACAACGTGTGTTTTGTCAATTTACACAATGATGCATGtgtcaaatcaatttttttattttttttgacaaatgtgTCAAATCAAACTGAAAGTAATCGGtgacaatttttctttaaaaaacaatcaaaactaTGGTCAACAACACGCTACTTTACAAAAAGAAACTCTCCTATTAAGATCATAGAACGAATTTAGATAATTATAGCTTAATTGATCTACCGGTTCCTTAACTTAtgtcttttattcaatttagtcacataagtcttaactttctTAAACGTATCCCTTAACTCATTTGTCATTAATCAACGTTGTTCCCTCAAAATAGAGATTGTTGGATAAAGAAGATCTATCAGATCTtatagtgtatcaccaacacttgatttattatttatttactttcttcatgttcttctccatcttcatcttcattcatccTTCACcatctttataaaataaaaaacccataaaaaaatcggaaaaaatccaaaatctaaatcaaagataaagaatCATGAaacaaaggtttttttttttttttttttttttttttttttttttttttttacgtttgaAACCGAGGTTATTGTTCACACAAAGAATAATCATGAATAACAAAGATGAAgaatccaaatcaaaatcaaacattaaatccatatcaataacaaaatccaaacgCTAAATCAAATCGATACTGAtgcacaacaacaacaccaaaacCAGGTTACTGTTCATCAAATGTTTGTTCCATAAAGTATTTGCGTTGATCGTGTTCCTTCTCAACTATCAACTTTAAATCTTTCAATAAATTCAAAAACTAGATCTTCAATTCCTACTCTCTCTTTGGTGTTGTTCCAATCACGTACCCAACAAGATCGCAAGCAATAAGAAGAGAGTGAAACTGTTTGTGGAGTTTAATTTGATAGGGAGTTGGGCACTAgtgttgaattaaaaaatttctttggtttCAGAGGGTGTATCAACGGCCATGAGAATCGATGGAAAGTTGTTAAATAAAAGGCAAATCTGATACCATAAATGATAGTGAAATATATGTTCTATTGCTCTAAATTTATTATGATAAAGGAtgagttttgattttgaaggatgAAAGATGGGTTCTTTTTGGATTAATTTGAAAAAgcaattgtaaaaataatatggGATTTAGTAAGAAGCAATTACAATTGTTAAAAATCTGGGTTTTAGTAAGTGGATTAATTTGAAAGCAACCgtagaaaaaaaaaggttttacataaatttgagtttttaatttttataatttggaaacaaaatttataaccaatttaatttagttttgaTTCTTATTTGGAAGATGGTGGTGGTGTTAATTATTGagtttgtaaatttttaaaagaaaaaagttgaattttttattttattttataaagattaTGAAAGATGAATGAAGATAAAGatggggaagaagatgaagatggagtAGAACATGAAGAATGTAAATAAATCAAGTGTTGGTGATACCCTGTAAGCTTTGATAGATCTTCCTCATCCAACAATCATTATTTTGAGGGGATCACGTTAATTAACAACAGACGAGTTAAGGGAtgtgtttgaaaaaattaaaacttatgagaccaaattgaataaaagaaataaattaaaggacTGGCAGATCAATTGAGCCTTATATTATCAaagcaaatgtttttttttacggtTTCACAATATATAGTGCATGTGTCAATTCAAACTGAAAGCAATCGCTTACATTTTTCTTCAGGAAACAATCAAAACTATggttaattgaaaaaaataatattattagtgAAAGATAAGTCATTGGtaatattctctcaaaaaaagtCATTGGTAATATTCATTTACTCAATGAAAAAATAGTCGTACatggttttgaaaatcaaatactAGATTTAGACTCaattattgtaccaaaaaaaaaaaaaaattagactcaATTATAAGCGAGATTAATTAACTACACAAGCACTTGatcataaaaacataaacaaatacttctaagaaaaaactaattgcacccttattttttattttattatttaaaatattttgggaatgagaaattattattaataatagtgGAACTAATGATCATATATGAGATATGAACTTGAGGTTAGAAATTTAAATGGATTTATCACTAATTACACATGTATTAAAATCAACTGATTGAGTTCAAGTGATTAATTGCTCTTTTTGGATGAACTGTTTGGGATAACCACAGTTTGATGGAAACAATTCTTGGTCAGAGTTTAATTACATCACGACTAAAGTATTAAAATACCGTTGCAATTCcttaatgatatttgtacatgcTTCTTGTGAAAACTTTTAGGACAATAttattcttctttattttttattggtcaaaaagcAAAAGAGATAGATTTAAAAAACGTGTAGTTCTCTATGTTTCTTTAAATGGTCATATGTCCTTTTATAGAAGATTTGAAAAGAGTCGTTGGTTGAAGAAGTGTCAATGCATTAAACTTCCTTGAGAAGTTTTCTTCAACTTTGAAATCTACGCCTCTTAAGGATTATTCCTTTGAATagtagttcaatttttttttttgcttcttttaaaatgatttgaaaAGAGTTGTTGGTTGAAGAAGTGTCAATGCATTAAACTTCCTTGAGAAGTTTTCTTCAACTTTGAAATCTACGCATCTTAAGGATTATTCCTTTGAATagtagttcaatttttttttttgcttcttttaaaatgatttgaaaAGAGTCGTTGGTTGAAGAAGTGTCAATGCATTAAACTTCCTTGAGAAGTTTTCTTCAACTTTGAAATCTATGCCTCTTAAGGATTATTCCTTTGAATagtagttcaattttttttttttgcttcttttaAAATGATTTGTTGCATCCACTTTGTCTTCACCGAGGTTTGTGTGTTTTTGCAACGTCTCTTCTTTGAATTCACCAAGGACAAAATGTAATAATATCCCACTGAAAGTGACGTTTTTTCAGAAGAAGACAAAACTTGTCAGATATTATTCAGAGCGTTGACTGTTGACTAGATCCTTAGCTTTGTCTTTATATGAAGCTTGTTTTCATAACTTGATGCACATTTGATCTGagcttttaatttttgttgaccaTCTTCAGATCAGAGCTTTGTAATAACGTCTTGTGCATCAGAGTTTCTCTTCTTTATTTAAAGTGCAGTCTTTCATTAAAGAAATTgtcaatttgaacaaaatttaattacatGGTCATTGTGAAAAAAATTACCTAAATCATAGATATGAAATATAGcatgttattaattaattgacttCAAAACTGTGTACCTTGAATGGTTGAAGAAGAATTCAAGGAGACCTGAAAGTGACTTGAGAGAATTAGATTTTGAGAGCTCTTCTACCGCCTTACTGATTGAGCGTACTTTCCGTTTCCAGGATGGCTAACCTAATGAGATAGTTAGCTTATATACTCATCAGTGGAGGCAGAGACCTCTCAAATGGGCCGACTAATAAGGACGGTCCAACCCATCACGGTCCGTTCACAATAAACCCAATAGAAATACCAAGtacaataacattaaatatttaatactatataattcatttatattttaataattaattaaagtaaatCCAAAATATTCAACAATCACCCACTTGGAttactttaattaaatattaaaaagataatataaGAATGGTTGTAGaagtatataaaatatttataataatacttGTCATCAAGGTAGTATAAGAAACACAAGATTCAACGATGCATAAATTGAATCCGATAGGGCTAACAAAATCATACATGTTAAACCTTACATTTCACATAGAATAAAGAATATGGACTAACATTATAAATTGAGAATTTGTAATCCAATAAAGGTCCATGCATATAAAATGCTATGATAAACTCTCACAAACCCAAAATATCATAGACTTAATGAGTTACAATACTCATATATATGTGGTTAGTAGTTCTGCAAAtgagttttcaattttatagaGTCATATATCCACATAGGTATAAGAATAGTAATTACTTACAGGGTTATCCTATTAAGAGAGTGTAATTACATTTagtcaaaaatcaataaatgttCTACGACATTCAATTAATCCAAGTTTTAGCAAAAGTGTGAATATGAAaatccacaaaaataaaataaaataggaaatTCAAGAATCTCCAAATTAGATTAACATAGACACTtagtttaaagaagaaaaaaaatgtggatTAACGTGGCCACTAGAATGTCAATAATGAAAGAACATTTATGATTATCTCAGTTTATAAGTACTTCAAAAACACAATATCATACTCGATAAGAGTATTGATATTATACATTGCACTTATTATTTATTACCTcataaaatatgaaatgttGGTAAAAGAGAAGCACAGTATTTATTTGCATGCTAAGATGTTATTGTGCATATTCCAACAAAATTGATTTAAGCATCAAATTATGATGCTTATTGAGGTTAAaagaattttaatatatatctcaATATAATAGAATGAGACTAAAGTTTAAAGTCTCTTTAAGTTATGTCATATTTTATAGTGTGCACAAGAGTATATGGCAATGATGAGAATTTTAAATTGTATATGTATAATATTGTGTACATAGTAGCTCATAGTATATAGTGTTGTGTACATACTCCCACTGAttccattatatatatatatatatatatatatatatatatatatatatatatatat
It encodes:
- the LOC25491088 gene encoding isoleucine N-monooxygenase 1, encoding MLFQAISYTPSFLRPLPQSFWHLLLIIFFSFMVIKTIRYHLVENPKKAKLPPGPKPWPIVGNIPEMLANKPATRWIHKIMEELNTEVACIRLGNVHVIPVTCPTIALEFLRKNDATFASRPISMSTDIISKGFLTTAVTPFGEQWKKMKKIFVNELFSPHRHQWLTNKRNEEADNIMFYVYNKCKNANDNGLVNVRIVTRHYCCNLMRKLVFNTRYFGEGSNDGGPGLEEVEHVDAIFTLLRYVFAFCVSDYMPFLRGLDFDDHERRVKDAMSIVDKYNDPIIERRIQKWKDASKTSADSEDLLDILISLKDANNKPLLTSEEIKAQALELVLGGVDNPSHAAEFAIAEMINQPDLLQRATEELDNVVGKQRLVQESDIPNLNYVKACAKEAFRLHPITIFNPPHVAMDNITVSKYMIPKGSHVLLSKQGLGRNPKVWNEPHKFQPERHLKNDGSMVVLSEPDLKFISFSTGRRGCPGIVLGTSMTMMLLGRLLHGFDWSGPPNESTIELLKYSNGDRYLGGPIVAIAKPRLAAELYHQ